A single region of the Sphaeramia orbicularis chromosome 6, fSphaOr1.1, whole genome shotgun sequence genome encodes:
- the LOC115421400 gene encoding fibroblast growth factor 6-like, with product MAVAQRLLVSMSCEAGTPHWTLTAVVLLGFLLGIVSAYPLPSSRTNATLLEKRWETLFSRSVLGISGEKPELNWESDYLLGIKRVRRLYCNVGIGFHLQILPDGRINGVHNENQYSLIEISTVERGVVSLYGVKSELFVAMNSRGRLYGTTVFHDECKFKESLLPNNYNAYESLVYRGFYIALSKHGRVKRGNKATTAMTVTHFLPRI from the exons ATGGCCGTTGCGCAAAGGCTCCTCGTCAGTATGTCCTGCGAGGCCGGCACGCCGCACTGGACGCTGACCGCGGTGGTTCTCCTGGGCTTTCTGCTGGGGATCGTGTCAGCGTACCCTTTACCGAGCAGCCGGACAAATGCAACTTTACTGGAGAAAAGATGGGAGACCCTCTTCTCCCGCTCTGTACTGGGGATCTCCGGGGAGAAACCGGAGCTGAACTGGGAGAGTGACTATCTGCTGGGCATCAAAAGAGTGCGGAGGCTCTACTGCAACGTGGGCATCGGGTTTCACCTTCAGATCCTTCCCGACGGCAGGATAAACGGTGTACATAATGAAAACCAGTACA GTCTAATAGAGATCTCTACGGTGGAGAGAGGGGTGGTGAGCTTGTATGGGGTGAAGAGTGAGTTGTTTGTCGCAATGAACAGCCGTGGGAGGTTATACGGAACG ACAGTCTTCCATGACGAGTGCAAGTTCAAGGAGAGCTTGCTCCCGAACAACTACAACGCCTATGAATCTCTGGTTTACAGAGGCTTCTACATAGCACTCAGCAAGCATGGCCGCGTCAAGAGGGGCAACAAGGCCACCACTGCCATGACTGTAACGCACTTCCTACCCCGAATATGA